The proteins below are encoded in one region of Flavobacterium sp. IMCC34852:
- a CDS encoding TlpA family protein disulfide reductase, which yields MKKLLVAFIFYCTSFYATAQNGYEITIDLKNCNDTLAYLTFYRFDKTLIKDTCTTIKNGRIVFSGKTKLDTGIYSLVSQQKTILFDFFIDDDTQKLQLKSEAGLNINKELTALNSERQNEFFTYLKFLGEQNKAFFEYKQQHVLATKKDSLELNKKQIELEQNIANYEENFIAKHQGSYIAKVINLKTEKTLKNVPTAANGRPDSTAVYRYYKNNFWRNVDLKEDAIMRNPFLFSKMKTYFDKVVVTHPDSVAVEIDKLLLKMKPESLLFKLTLAHLTYTYESSKLMGFDKVFVHLSDKYFKTGKANGIYDDQDVVNRIIKRADKLKPLLVGAKAIDLSMIRAEDFSKMKAMGFEDAKNSDEMTKVFYKNVNEVNKMWVKLSELKADYTILVFWDVDCGHCQKEIPVLVKAYNELLQEKKDVKVYSVYMQHEGEKYLKYIADNQLPFINLYDGAHYNNAIEKYDVYSTPVIYVLDKNKVIKAKRIDAANVKTIINTIEKESKIVKS from the coding sequence ATGAAGAAATTACTGGTGGCATTTATTTTTTATTGCACTTCCTTTTATGCTACAGCCCAAAACGGCTACGAAATCACCATCGATTTAAAAAATTGCAATGACACTTTGGCTTACCTGACTTTTTATCGATTTGATAAAACTTTAATCAAAGATACTTGTACCACTATCAAAAACGGACGGATTGTTTTTAGCGGTAAAACTAAGTTGGATACCGGTATTTATTCTTTGGTCAGTCAACAAAAAACCATTCTTTTCGATTTTTTTATAGATGATGATACTCAGAAGCTTCAATTAAAAAGTGAAGCCGGACTCAATATCAACAAAGAATTAACTGCTCTCAATTCAGAAAGGCAAAATGAATTTTTTACTTATCTCAAGTTTCTAGGGGAACAGAACAAAGCTTTTTTTGAATACAAACAGCAGCATGTTTTGGCTACTAAAAAAGATTCTCTGGAACTCAATAAAAAGCAAATCGAATTAGAGCAAAACATTGCAAACTACGAAGAAAATTTTATCGCCAAACACCAAGGCAGTTATATTGCGAAGGTGATAAATCTAAAAACAGAGAAGACACTCAAAAACGTTCCGACGGCAGCAAACGGAAGGCCTGACAGTACTGCGGTATACCGGTATTATAAAAATAATTTTTGGAGAAATGTTGATTTAAAAGAAGATGCCATTATGCGCAATCCGTTTTTATTCAGCAAAATGAAAACCTATTTTGACAAAGTAGTCGTCACTCATCCGGATTCTGTAGCGGTTGAAATTGACAAATTGCTACTCAAAATGAAACCGGAAAGTTTGCTTTTCAAATTGACTTTAGCACACCTGACTTACACTTACGAATCTTCCAAGCTTATGGGTTTTGATAAAGTTTTTGTTCATCTTTCCGATAAGTATTTCAAAACCGGAAAAGCCAACGGTATCTATGACGATCAGGATGTGGTAAACAGAATTATCAAACGCGCCGATAAACTAAAACCTTTATTGGTTGGTGCTAAAGCCATTGATTTGTCGATGATTCGGGCCGAAGATTTCAGTAAAATGAAAGCGATGGGATTTGAAGACGCCAAAAACAGTGACGAAATGACCAAAGTTTTTTACAAAAATGTCAACGAAGTCAATAAAATGTGGGTCAAACTCAGCGAGTTGAAAGCTGATTATACTATCTTGGTTTTTTGGGATGTCGATTGCGGACATTGTCAAAAGGAAATTCCGGTATTGGTCAAAGCCTATAACGAATTGCTTCAAGAAAAGAAAGATGTCAAAGTTTACAGCGTTTATATGCAACACGAAGGAGAAAAATACCTCAAATACATAGCCGATAACCAATTGCCGTTTATCAACCTTTATGATGGTGCGCATTACAACAACGCTATTGAAAAATACGACGTCTACTCTACTCCGGTGATTTATGTTTTAGATAAAAACAAAGTCATCAAAGCCAAACGAATTGATGCGGCTAATGTGAAGACTATCATCAATACTATAGAGAAAGAATCTAAAATAGTAAAATCATGA
- a CDS encoding redox-active disulfide protein 2: MKKEIDLSTLTIEELEKRAKTTKTASIMLAVVIAIQFGIGLFLTISKGFNVFTVIPLAFLPMLIVNFTNIKKIKEEIAKRNG, encoded by the coding sequence ATGAAAAAAGAAATCGACCTTTCAACATTAACGATCGAAGAACTGGAAAAAAGAGCCAAAACCACTAAAACAGCCTCGATTATGTTGGCTGTAGTTATTGCGATTCAGTTTGGAATAGGCCTGTTTTTAACCATTAGTAAAGGTTTTAATGTCTTCACGGTTATTCCGTTGGCGTTTTTGCCAATGCTGATTGTTAACTTCACCAACATTAAAAAAATAAAAGAGGAAATCGCTAAAAGAAACGGTTAA
- a CDS encoding THUMP domain-containing class I SAM-dependent RNA methyltransferase, giving the protein MENFKMVAKTFFGFEEILVKELQQLGAQDVEMGTRAVSFKGDKGFMYKANLSLRTALKILKPIYHFRAFNDQSLYKGIQGIDWSKYMNANQTFVIDTTIHSDHFKHSQFVSQKAKDAIVDQFRDKFGQRPSIDKDFPDLRINIHIDRDQCSVSLDTSGASLHHRGYRTATNIAPINEVLAAGMLLLSGWDGSSDFLDPMCGSGTILAEAAMIACNIPANINRKEFAFEKWNDWDNDLFDQIIDALMKRTKEFHHNIIGYDKAPSAVQKAKDNIINANLDEYVTISQANFFDTKKETGGPLHMVFNPPYGERLDIDLERFYRELGDTLKNNYPNTNAWFITANLEALKFVGLRPSRKIKLFNGSLEARLVKYEMYEGSKRTKFQQ; this is encoded by the coding sequence ATGGAGAATTTTAAAATGGTAGCCAAAACCTTTTTTGGTTTTGAAGAAATATTGGTTAAAGAATTACAGCAATTAGGTGCTCAAGACGTTGAAATGGGTACGCGTGCCGTAAGTTTTAAAGGAGATAAAGGTTTTATGTATAAGGCCAATTTATCGTTGCGGACTGCTTTGAAAATCTTAAAACCAATCTACCATTTCCGAGCTTTTAACGACCAAAGTTTGTACAAAGGCATTCAAGGCATTGATTGGAGTAAGTATATGAATGCTAATCAGACTTTTGTAATTGATACTACGATTCACTCGGATCACTTTAAGCATTCTCAGTTTGTTTCACAAAAGGCCAAAGACGCAATTGTAGACCAATTCAGAGATAAATTCGGACAACGGCCGAGCATAGATAAAGACTTTCCGGATTTAAGAATTAATATCCATATCGATCGTGACCAATGTTCGGTTTCATTAGACACTTCGGGTGCTTCTTTACATCACAGAGGTTACAGAACCGCTACCAATATCGCTCCGATAAACGAGGTTTTAGCGGCAGGAATGTTATTATTATCAGGTTGGGACGGAAGTTCTGATTTTTTAGATCCGATGTGTGGTTCCGGAACAATTTTGGCGGAAGCAGCCATGATTGCGTGTAATATTCCGGCGAATATCAACCGAAAAGAATTTGCTTTTGAAAAATGGAACGATTGGGACAACGATTTGTTTGACCAAATTATCGATGCGTTGATGAAACGCACTAAAGAATTCCACCATAATATCATTGGTTACGACAAAGCGCCAAGTGCGGTTCAAAAAGCGAAAGATAATATTATCAATGCCAATTTAGACGAGTATGTAACGATTAGTCAGGCGAATTTTTTTGACACTAAAAAAGAAACGGGCGGACCATTACACATGGTTTTCAATCCGCCTTACGGTGAGCGCTTGGACATTGATTTGGAGCGTTTTTACCGTGAACTAGGCGATACTTTAAAGAACAATTATCCTAACACTAACGCTTGGTTTATTACGGCTAATTTAGAAGCTTTGAAGTTTGTAGGCTTACGTCCATCCAGAAAAATCAAACTCTTTAACGGAAGTTTGGAAGCCCGTTTGGTAAAATACGAAATGTATGAAGGCAGCAAACGGACCAAATTTCAGCAATAA
- a CDS encoding class I SAM-dependent methyltransferase encodes MSDTANCKSENWYASWFDTPYYHILYKDRNYREAQIFMDNLTHYLNLPEKAKVLDLACGKGRHSIYLNQLGYDVIGADLSENSINEANKNANETLHFVVHDKREPFEEKFDAIFNLFTSFGYFENEEDNLQTLIAIKESLSEYGFAVIDFMNVYTVLENLIPEETKEVDGITFHIKRYEANHFIIKEIDFEANGEKFHFEEKVKAYTLEDFQRMMNEAGIYLLDTFGDYKLKKFHKNTSERLIMIFK; translated from the coding sequence ATGTCAGATACTGCAAATTGTAAATCCGAAAATTGGTACGCTTCCTGGTTTGATACACCGTATTACCACATTTTATACAAAGACCGAAATTACCGTGAAGCACAAATTTTCATGGACAATCTCACCCATTATTTAAACTTGCCGGAGAAAGCCAAAGTCCTTGATTTAGCTTGTGGCAAAGGCCGTCACTCGATTTATTTAAACCAATTGGGTTATGACGTAATTGGTGCCGATTTATCAGAAAACAGCATCAATGAAGCCAATAAAAATGCCAATGAAACATTGCACTTTGTAGTGCATGACAAACGTGAACCTTTTGAAGAAAAGTTTGATGCTATTTTTAATTTGTTTACCAGTTTCGGCTATTTTGAAAACGAGGAAGACAATTTGCAAACCTTGATTGCTATCAAAGAAAGTCTTTCAGAATACGGTTTTGCCGTAATTGATTTTATGAATGTTTACACGGTTTTAGAAAATTTAATTCCCGAGGAAACCAAAGAAGTTGACGGGATTACTTTTCATATCAAACGTTATGAGGCCAATCATTTTATCATCAAAGAAATCGATTTTGAAGCCAATGGTGAAAAATTTCATTTTGAAGAAAAGGTAAAAGCCTATACTTTAGAGGATTTTCAACGGATGATGAATGAAGCCGGGATTTATTTATTAGATACTTTTGGGGATTATAAATTAAAAAAATTCCACAAGAATACCAGCGAAAGATTAATCATGATTTTCAAATAG
- a CDS encoding ZIP family metal transporter, with protein MNYILPLLSVLLGYAIALIIKPKKKNNLKLLLAFSGSFLLSITVMDLLPEVYESHNHNVGIFIMVGILFQIILEFFSKGAEHGHVHGHDKIRQMPWLLFISLCIHAFLEGFPVGHHHDLAYGIAIHHLPIAIILTTFFLNAELNKTALFVFMISFAFMTPLGTFVSDSAPSITQYYTEITAVVIGILFHISSTIIFESSEGHKFNIAKISMIILGILLACFV; from the coding sequence ATGAATTACATACTTCCTTTATTATCAGTTCTTTTAGGTTATGCAATTGCATTGATTATTAAGCCTAAAAAGAAGAACAATCTCAAGCTGTTATTAGCATTCAGCGGTTCGTTTTTACTATCGATTACCGTAATGGATTTGTTGCCGGAAGTATATGAAAGTCACAACCACAATGTGGGTATTTTTATTATGGTCGGGATTTTGTTCCAAATCATTTTGGAATTTTTCTCCAAAGGCGCCGAACACGGTCACGTTCACGGTCATGACAAAATCAGACAAATGCCTTGGTTACTGTTTATCAGTTTGTGTATTCATGCTTTTTTGGAAGGATTTCCGGTTGGGCATCACCACGATTTGGCTTACGGAATTGCCATTCACCACTTACCTATCGCTATCATCTTAACGACTTTTTTCCTCAATGCGGAATTGAATAAAACAGCTTTGTTTGTCTTTATGATTTCGTTTGCCTTCATGACGCCTTTAGGAACATTTGTTTCCGATTCGGCACCATCGATTACTCAATATTACACCGAAATCACTGCCGTGGTTATTGGAATTCTGTTTCATATCTCTTCGACAATTATATTTGAAAGCAGCGAAGGACATAAATTTAATATCGCCAAAATTTCGATGATTATTTTAGGGATATTGTTGGCTTGTTTTGTTTAA
- the murQ gene encoding N-acetylmuramic acid 6-phosphate etherase, with protein sequence MSFTKTTEQSSHYESLEQMSVHDLLANINNEDKTVPLAVEKALPQIETLVTQIVAKMKLGGRLFYIGAGTSGRLGIVDASECPPTFGVPFDLVNGIIAGGDKAIRKAVEFAEDDKDQAWKDLVAENISQNDVVIGIAASGTTPYVIGGLEKCHENNIITGCITCNEGSPLALTAQFPVVVVVGPEFVTGSSRMKAGTAQKLVLNMISTATMIQLGRVKGNKMVDMQLSNVKLVDRGVRMIMGEIPVSYEEASLLLEKHGSVRKAVEAYNR encoded by the coding sequence ATGTCTTTCACCAAAACCACCGAACAATCCTCACACTACGAAAGTCTCGAACAAATGTCGGTTCACGACTTGCTGGCCAACATCAACAACGAAGACAAAACTGTGCCATTGGCAGTGGAAAAAGCCTTACCGCAGATTGAAACTTTGGTCACTCAAATTGTAGCCAAAATGAAACTTGGCGGCAGGTTGTTTTACATCGGTGCCGGAACTTCGGGAAGATTGGGTATTGTAGATGCTTCAGAATGTCCGCCAACCTTTGGTGTGCCATTTGATTTGGTCAACGGTATCATTGCCGGTGGAGACAAAGCCATTCGCAAAGCGGTCGAGTTTGCGGAAGACGACAAAGACCAAGCCTGGAAAGATTTGGTTGCCGAAAACATCTCCCAAAATGATGTTGTAATAGGAATTGCAGCTTCAGGAACTACACCTTATGTGATTGGCGGTTTGGAAAAATGTCATGAAAACAATATCATCACCGGTTGTATTACTTGCAACGAAGGAAGTCCGTTAGCCTTGACGGCACAATTTCCGGTTGTGGTGGTAGTTGGTCCCGAATTCGTAACCGGAAGTTCACGCATGAAAGCCGGAACGGCTCAAAAATTGGTTTTAAATATGATTTCGACAGCAACGATGATCCAATTAGGTCGCGTAAAAGGCAATAAAATGGTCGATATGCAATTGAGCAACGTTAAACTCGTTGACCGAGGCGTTCGAATGATTATGGGTGAAATTCCGGTGAGTTATGAAGAAGCTTCACTATTGTTAGAAAAACACGGCAGCGTCAGAAAAGCAGTTGAAGCCTATAATAGATAG